ATGGCACGGTGAGCACCACGAGAGAGCCAGCCCCTTTACCCCTCTCAAATAATTTAGTTTTAAGGGTTACAGGTACGGTTCAGTAAATGTCTTTTGCATTTGTCGTGATAGAATAAGGTCCTAATTTTGCCCTATAGAAATCCGCTAGCCAGGTGCCGATCATGAGCCAGAACAAGCGATACATCCCCCTCAATACTGGCGAATCCGCCGTTTTGCCCGACGCTAACACCCTTCTGCCTCGTGGTGAGGTTTATGAACCGCTGGCACGGATGATTATTGAAGCAGTTCAAAAGGCAAAAGCCGCCACAGGCAGATCGCTAAATGAGCTGCGCGAACATAATGCCATCTCGATAGATGGCGCACGCGGGACTGGTAAAACTGCTGTATTGGTAAATCTGAAAAGCTATCTAAAAGATCGGGACGTCTTGAAAGATGTCCACATTCTTGACCCGGTAGACCCGACTCTGTTGGAAAATGGCGACTCGTTATTCCTACACATCATCGTCGCCGCTGTGCTTCACGATAATGATGTCAAAGAACAGCAGCGGATTACACCGAATAATGCCCGTAGCCTGAACCAGACGCTGGAGAAGCTCGCCCAATCGCTGGAATCGGTCGAGACACAACAAGAACGTCACGGCATGGACAAGGTACGTGCCATGTACAGCAACAAACAGCTAGCCGACTGCGTGCAAGATTTTTTCCGCGAAGTGTTGAGCTTGCTGGACAAACAGCTGTTGATCCTTCCGATCGACGATGTCGATACCTCGTTGAATCGTGCATTTGAAAACCTCGAAATCGTACGACGTTATCTAGCTACACCTCATGTGTTGCCCATCGTCTGTGGCGATCGATCACTTTACGATGAGGTAACCTGGCGCGATTTTCATGGCCGCCTCACCAAAGATTCCAGCTACCGTCGCACAATAGCCTATGAAAGGGCCGTAGAATTAGCAGCAGAGTATCAACGCAAGATCCTGCCTTTCCCTCGCCGTTTGACCATGCCGGAAGTCAGCAGTTATTGGCAGTGGGGGCCAGTTGGAGAAGAGGCGGCTGACACTAGAGTTACTCTCGGCAATGCAAATGATGCAATGCCTTTGGCTAACTTCATTTCTTGGCTGGAGATCTTTTTGACTGGCCCGGTGAATGGATTTGAAAGTAGTCGTCCCTCGTTGCCAATACCTTCTATCCGTGCCTTGTCGCAATTAATCAGGCATTGCCATGATCTTATTCTGGAATTGCCAGCTGAAATTCGTACTGCTAAGGATGAACTGAAGGTGCGGATTAGTTGGCAAATGCCTCCTAAGCTTCAGGATGAGGCTGATAAAACAACGGAGCTTCAGGATGAAGCTGATAAAGCAGCGAAGCAGAAAAGAAATGAGTTTGCACATAATCTGGTGAATTACTTCTGCTTTGAACCTAAAGCTGGTGCAGCCTATCTGATATTGCTTGCCAAACTGCATTGGCAAGAGTGTTTCGAATCCTCATCCTCACAACATCGCAGCCTTCTTGACACCCCCTTGTTCCAGCCCCTTAAACATGCTACTGCCAACTTTGAGCTTTTCGACAAGGCGGATGACCTTTCTGCTTGGCCGATTTTATTGGATGGACGGTTGCCTGAAGAGTGGTTGGCCGGTATCAAATCTCAGAAAACTATTCTGCCGTATCCAGTGGCAGAAGTTGGGGTAAATTCAAGCAAAGGGTGGGATTACATCAAGGAGATTCAAAGCCTTTCAATACAAGGTTTGCAAGTCGAGCAAAGGAAAAAGGCAAGCTTTTTGATTTCCTTGCTGGCACAGAATAATTTTTACACCAACGCCAAGAAAACCATGCTGCTGAATATAGGCCGGGTGTTTGAGTTGTTAATTTCCAGCATTGTCGGTCCGCTATCGGTCGAAGAAATTCATGCAATCATGGGGCGGGCTCCTTTCTTTTCTACGGCAGCACTGGCACCTACTAAAACAATCACTTTTAACGAAAAAGAAAATAAGTCCAATGGTGGTGATGAAGGGTCGGAAGAGTTTCAAAACGCAGAGTACGATATAAATTTGATAGCAGAGAGACTACATCAAGAAATAGAAATGTGGCGGCAGACCTGTCATGTTAATCAAATTGATCTTGCGCCATGGTTGGTTTACAAGGTGTTTAATAAAGTTTATAGCCAAGTGGCGAGTGATGAGTATGTGCCA
The sequence above is drawn from the Pantoea nemavictus genome and encodes:
- the rdrA gene encoding antiviral RADAR system adenosine triphosphatase RdrA — protein: MSQNKRYIPLNTGESAVLPDANTLLPRGEVYEPLARMIIEAVQKAKAATGRSLNELREHNAISIDGARGTGKTAVLVNLKSYLKDRDVLKDVHILDPVDPTLLENGDSLFLHIIVAAVLHDNDVKEQQRITPNNARSLNQTLEKLAQSLESVETQQERHGMDKVRAMYSNKQLADCVQDFFREVLSLLDKQLLILPIDDVDTSLNRAFENLEIVRRYLATPHVLPIVCGDRSLYDEVTWRDFHGRLTKDSSYRRTIAYERAVELAAEYQRKILPFPRRLTMPEVSSYWQWGPVGEEAADTRVTLGNANDAMPLANFISWLEIFLTGPVNGFESSRPSLPIPSIRALSQLIRHCHDLILELPAEIRTAKDELKVRISWQMPPKLQDEADKTTELQDEADKAAKQKRNEFAHNLVNYFCFEPKAGAAYLILLAKLHWQECFESSSSQHRSLLDTPLFQPLKHATANFELFDKADDLSAWPILLDGRLPEEWLAGIKSQKTILPYPVAEVGVNSSKGWDYIKEIQSLSIQGLQVEQRKKASFLISLLAQNNFYTNAKKTMLLNIGRVFELLISSIVGPLSVEEIHAIMGRAPFFSTAALAPTKTITFNEKENKSNGGDEGSEEFQNAEYDINLIAERLHQEIEMWRQTCHVNQIDLAPWLVYKVFNKVYSQVASDEYVPNGMKRIRTALNMVAHSFYATWFAFGSFEKGELFGLPNVIATTNINPENLKNYTSNDQFNVNVKPILEAFDKNNSLRAVSIVLAEHPLKKWIDEVINLDWPKSEENLEAKAEKHLREELGITAKNINKTTIKTQARKQIEKLGSIYDHMAANFGGDSKYAKLLKEIFDELSKEPAPNSSNQPQPNIQLTGQGQDKEPE